The sequence below is a genomic window from Chloroflexota bacterium.
CCGAGTCCCGTCCCACGAATTGTGCGATGCTGCTCGGCCAGCGGCAACCGACGGTACCGCTCGAAGATGTGCTCCAGCGCCTCCGGCGGGATGCCGAGTCCCTGATCCTGAATCCGCAGGCGCGCATGCGCGCCTTCGATCCAGCCGGCGATCGCGATCTCCCCGCCGTCCGGCGAGTACTTGATGGCGTTGTCCAGCAGGTTGATCAGCACCTGGGTCAGCCGGTCGGCGTCGCCGGGGACAGCAGCCAGGGCCGAATCGAGATTCAGGGTGATGACGTGGCGCTGGGACTGCCGCCCGATGGTCGCGGCCACCTGTTCGAGCGTGGCGCAGAGATCGACCTGGGAGATCTGGAGGTTCATCCGCCCGGCCTCCAGCTGATCGAGGTCGAGGAGCACGGCGATCATCCGTTGCAGGCGCTCGGCCTCGCGGTAGATGTCGCCGGCGTACTCCTGCATCTCCTGTTTGGACAGGTTCCCGGCGTGTATCAGCTCGCTGAAGCCCTGGATGCTGGTCAGCGGGCTGCGGAAGTCGTGGGAGACGATCGACACGAAGTCGCTCTTGGCGCGGCTCAGCTCCTCAAGCTGGGTGTTGGCGTCGCGCTGTGCAGCCAGGGCGGCGGCCATCTCCTCCTCAGATTCCTTGCGGAAGGTGATGTCGGTGGCGATCGTGCAGACCGCGTACGGTTGTCCGTCGCCGCCGGTCAGTGGGAACTTGACGGTGAGGTAGGTGCGCCGCTCGCCGTGCTCGACGATGGTCGTCTCGTACTCCACGGGGCGCCCGGTGGTCAGGACGTCGAGGTCGTGCGCGCGCGTCTCGCTGGCCCGGTTGGGCGGGAACAGGTCCGCGTCTGTCCGCCCGAGCGGGCCACGCTCGTCTACCGTGCCGTCGTCGGCCAGAAAGCGCTGCCGCCAGCGCCGATTGGTGAGCAGGTAGCGGCCGTGGCCGTCTTTCAGGGAGATCGTGGCCGGGGAATGGTCGATGATCTGCTGGAGCTGCTCCTGGCTGCGGCGCACTGAGGAGAAGAGCGACGCGTTCCGGATGGCTGCCGCGGCCTGGCCTAGGAAGCCTTCCACCACCTCGCTGTCGGCGACGTCCAGGCGGAACGGCTTCGGCCCGGCCATCGACAACACCGCCACCAGGGACGTGCCGTGCAGCACCGGCAACGTCAGCGACGAGGTCATGCCGGTGAGTCGCCAGAGATCGAGATTCTGACTGCGGCCGTCCGCCAGAACGTCGTCGATGTTGAGCGGCTCGCGTCGCTGGGCCACGAACCCTGCCGCGCCCTCGCCGTAGCGGATCT
It includes:
- a CDS encoding DUF484 family protein, with the translated sequence MRPGPEREPVIDGSARVSGWRVPDRERDRLLALHRVSTLVAQQRQTDDVLREALKSAVELVGADAGSVHRWLPDAERLRCVIAHGQAEPLVRQDLRPGEGVTGQTFVAQTPMILNDYQASNVGTTVSRAAGLRSAVAVPIASGAHRRGILSVGSYDEHRTFDQQDAQLLELFASIVAVAWENAELYSELETRLARIRALNAMVRLVSDSLDLDYILPRIAEAAVQLTGAALAVFWLADEAHQVVRLAGVSDQRLAALLDQRQIRYGEGAAGFVAQRREPLNIDDVLADGRSQNLDLWRLTGMTSSLTLPVLHGTSLVAVLSMAGPKPFRLDVADSEVVEGFLGQAAAAIRNASLFSSVRRSQEQLQQIIDHSPATISLKDGHGRYLLTNRRWRQRFLADDGTVDERGPLGRTDADLFPPNRASETRAHDLDVLTTGRPVEYETTIVEHGERRTYLTVKFPLTGGDGQPYAVCTIATDITFRKESEEEMAAALAAQRDANTQLEELSRAKSDFVSIVSHDFRSPLTSIQGFSELIHAGNLSKQEMQEYAGDIYREAERLQRMIAVLLDLDQLEAGRMNLQISQVDLCATLEQVAATIGRQSQRHVITLNLDSALAAVPGDADRLTQVLINLLDNAIKYSPDGGEIAIAGWIEGAHARLRIQDQGLGIPPEALEHIFERYRRLPLAEQHRTIRGTGLGLPIVRQIVELHRGNVWAESTPGHGSTFHVRLPLDETSEAAGS